The Corynebacterium halotolerans YIM 70093 = DSM 44683 region AGCGAGTCCGGCAAGCAGAAGACGGGCGAGTTCCTCGACAAGGCGGAGCGGGCCGCCACCGACCGGCTCGGCGCGGACAAGGCCGACAAGATCGGCAAGGCCCGCGACGCGATCGAGGACCGGCTGGGCGCCACGGGCACCAATGACGCTGCTCCCCCCAGCATGGATCGCCCCGAGGAGCCCGGTGTCGCGGACGGTAAGGGGCGCGACGCCCCCGGCGCCGCCGGCGGCGAGGGCAATCCCCGCCCTTAGTCATCTGCCGGGAGCGGATCAGAGAGCATCCCCGTTCATTGACAATGTGATTCACGTCTCTCAGCTTGGGCAGTGGACCGGGAAAACCAACGGACCGGAAACCAGCACATCTCGACACCACTTAAGGAGTGAGTGTGATGACCGAACCCCAAAGCCCCGTCAAGGACAAGAACTACAACCTCATTTGGGTCCTCGAGGCCTCGCTGCACACCGTCTTCCGGATGGAGAACTACATCCAGGACGCAGAGGAGGCCGGCGACACCGAACTGGCGGAATGGTT contains the following coding sequences:
- a CDS encoding antitoxin, with product MGLMDKAKDFLNSESGKQKTGEFLDKAERAATDRLGADKADKIGKARDAIEDRLGATGTNDAAPPSMDRPEEPGVADGKGRDAPGAAGGEGNPRP